The Paeniglutamicibacter sulfureus genome includes a region encoding these proteins:
- the secA gene encoding preprotein translocase subunit SecA yields MASLLERILRTGDKKTLKTLRGYADAINVLDSEFRALSDAELRGETDKFRARIADGESLDHLLPEAFAAVREAADRTLGMRHFDVQLMGGAALHLGNIAEMKTGEGKTLVATAPAYLNALSGKGVHVVTVNDFLAEYQSDLMGRVYRFLGLTNGCILSNQDPAMRRKQYEADITYGTNNEFGFDYLRDNMAWSSDELVQRTHNFAIVDEVDSILIDEARTPLIISGQASGDVNRWYTEFAKLVTRLSLDVDYEVDEKKRTIGVLEPGIEKVEDYLGIHNLYEASNTPLIGFLNNAIKAKELFKNDKDYVVINGEVMIVDEHTGRSLAGRRYSEGMHQAIEAKEGVEIKAENQTMATVTLQNYFRLYEKLAGMTGTAQTEAAEFMGTYKLGVVEIPTNKQLLRKDQADLIYKNEIAKFDAVVQDIAERHATGQPVLVGTTSVEKSEYLARLLAKQGIRHEVLNAKQHAREAAIVAQAGKKGAVTVATNMAGRGTDIMLGGNAEFLAVAEMERRGLDPETNSEEYERVWDDVFAGAKEQVQAEAQEVTDAGGLYVLGTERHESRRIDNQLRGRSGRQGDPGESRFYLSMTDELMRRFNAGAAQRIMNNPSMPDDVALESKIVSKAIETAQAQVEGTNAEQRKNVLKYDDVMNRQREAIYGDRRRILEGGDLHEKVAHFLEDVVKAMVSESTGEGHAEDWDLKRLWANLKQLYPISITLDEVAEEAGHHDAITPALLEREILSDARLQYAAREEAVGQENMRELERRVVLSVIGRKWQEHLYEMDYLKEGIGLRAMAQRDPLVEYQREGFLMFQTMMESIREESIGMLFNIEVETRQAPAVSLPGVTDARSMTNEPVLSTPGLEAPARPSTLRYTAPEESGEAATHIERTQGAEATKPAGGNKKKKGKRR; encoded by the coding sequence GTGGCATCACTGCTTGAACGTATCCTGCGTACCGGCGACAAGAAAACGCTGAAGACGTTGCGCGGGTACGCTGACGCCATCAACGTGCTTGATAGCGAATTCCGTGCCCTGTCCGATGCGGAGCTGCGTGGTGAAACCGACAAATTCAGGGCGCGCATCGCCGACGGCGAGTCCCTCGACCACCTGTTGCCCGAGGCGTTTGCCGCGGTCCGTGAGGCCGCCGACCGAACCCTGGGCATGCGCCACTTCGACGTCCAGCTCATGGGCGGAGCAGCCTTGCACCTGGGCAATATTGCCGAAATGAAGACCGGTGAGGGCAAGACCCTTGTCGCCACGGCGCCGGCTTACCTCAATGCCCTGAGCGGCAAGGGCGTCCACGTGGTCACCGTCAACGACTTCCTGGCCGAATACCAGTCGGATCTCATGGGACGTGTCTACCGCTTCCTGGGGTTGACCAACGGCTGCATCCTGTCCAACCAGGACCCGGCGATGCGCCGCAAGCAGTACGAAGCGGACATCACCTACGGCACGAACAATGAGTTCGGCTTCGACTACCTGCGCGACAACATGGCCTGGAGCTCCGACGAGCTCGTCCAGCGCACCCACAACTTCGCCATCGTCGATGAGGTCGACTCGATCCTCATCGACGAGGCACGTACCCCGCTGATCATTTCCGGGCAGGCCTCGGGCGACGTGAACCGCTGGTACACCGAATTCGCCAAGCTTGTCACCCGGCTGTCCCTCGACGTCGACTACGAGGTCGATGAGAAGAAGCGCACCATCGGCGTGCTGGAACCAGGCATCGAAAAGGTTGAGGACTACCTGGGCATCCACAACCTCTACGAGGCCTCCAACACCCCGCTGATCGGGTTCCTGAACAACGCGATCAAGGCCAAGGAGCTGTTCAAGAACGACAAGGACTACGTCGTGATCAACGGCGAGGTCATGATCGTCGACGAGCACACGGGTCGTTCGCTTGCAGGACGCCGCTACTCCGAGGGCATGCACCAGGCCATTGAGGCGAAGGAAGGGGTGGAGATCAAGGCCGAGAACCAGACGATGGCGACCGTGACCTTGCAGAACTACTTCCGTCTCTACGAAAAGCTTGCCGGCATGACCGGTACGGCCCAGACCGAGGCCGCGGAATTCATGGGCACCTACAAGCTCGGCGTGGTGGAGATTCCCACCAACAAGCAACTGCTGCGCAAGGACCAGGCCGACCTGATCTACAAGAACGAGATCGCAAAGTTCGACGCGGTCGTCCAGGACATCGCCGAACGCCACGCCACCGGCCAGCCGGTGCTCGTGGGCACCACCAGCGTTGAGAAGAGCGAGTACCTGGCGCGGCTGTTGGCCAAGCAGGGAATCCGCCACGAGGTCCTGAACGCCAAGCAACATGCCCGTGAAGCCGCGATCGTTGCGCAGGCGGGCAAGAAGGGCGCGGTCACCGTCGCCACCAACATGGCCGGACGCGGCACCGACATCATGCTTGGCGGCAATGCCGAGTTCCTGGCCGTCGCGGAAATGGAACGCCGCGGGCTGGACCCGGAGACGAACTCCGAGGAATACGAACGCGTCTGGGACGATGTCTTTGCCGGTGCCAAGGAACAGGTGCAGGCCGAGGCCCAAGAAGTCACCGACGCCGGCGGACTCTATGTGCTGGGCACCGAACGCCACGAATCCCGCCGCATCGACAACCAGCTGCGCGGCCGTTCCGGGCGCCAAGGCGACCCCGGCGAGTCGCGTTTCTACCTGTCGATGACCGATGAGTTGATGCGCCGCTTCAATGCCGGCGCTGCCCAGCGGATCATGAACAACCCCTCGATGCCCGACGACGTGGCACTGGAATCCAAGATCGTTTCCAAGGCCATCGAGACGGCGCAGGCCCAGGTGGAAGGCACCAACGCCGAGCAGCGCAAGAACGTGCTGAAGTACGACGACGTGATGAACCGCCAGCGCGAGGCCATCTACGGCGATCGCCGGCGCATCCTCGAAGGCGGGGACCTGCATGAAAAGGTTGCGCACTTCCTCGAAGACGTGGTCAAGGCCATGGTCAGCGAGTCCACCGGCGAGGGCCATGCCGAGGATTGGGACCTGAAGCGGCTCTGGGCGAACCTCAAGCAGCTCTACCCGATTTCCATCACCCTCGACGAGGTTGCCGAGGAAGCCGGGCACCACGACGCCATCACCCCCGCGCTGCTCGAGCGGGAAATCCTCTCCGATGCCCGCCTGCAGTACGCGGCACGCGAGGAAGCTGTGGGCCAGGAAAACATGCGCGAGCTTGAACGACGTGTGGTGCTTTCGGTCATTGGCCGCAAGTGGCAGGAACACCTCTACGAGATGGACTATCTCAAGGAGGGCATCGGCCTGCGCGCGATGGCCCAGCGCGATCCGTTGGTTGAGTACCAGCGCGAAGGCTTCCTGATGTTCCAGACCATGATGGAGTCCATCCGCGAGGAAAGCATCGGCATGCTCTTCAACATCGAGGTTGAAACCCGCCAGGCGCCTGCGGTTTCGCTGCCAGGTGTCACCGATGCCCGTTCCATGACCAACGAACCGGTCCTGAGCACCCCGGGGCTCGAAGCCCCGGCGCGCCCGTCCACCCTGCGCTACACGGCGCCGGAGGAGAGCGGCGAGGCGGCCACGCACATCGAGCGCACGCAAGGTGCCGAGGCCACGAAGCCGGCCGGCGGCAACAAGAAGAAAAAAGGCAAGCGCCGCTAA
- a CDS encoding LysM peptidoglycan-binding domain-containing protein, with protein sequence MVTQGVRDTLSLAGISCLSLGMLGASAGIWRSLDARSFTGTTLDATSLEQLTGLVLGLLGGLVLAWLLVCLGLALVARLAYACGHRRQAAILAGVVPAFVARLALAGLGGSLVLATCSLTAGPAGAATAISVEAPALPQMQPETSPGAFPVHQVVKLPPEAVVPPGETELLSPGWIPHRVPLQMQRLVGGGNTRPVAEVVVSPGDSLWSIAARNLPEGASAEEISASWPRWYEANRQLIGPDPNKLYIGMVLQAPQSASLRS encoded by the coding sequence ATGGTCACCCAAGGCGTCCGCGATACGCTGTCCCTCGCCGGCATTTCCTGCCTGTCACTGGGCATGCTTGGGGCAAGCGCGGGAATCTGGCGCTCCCTGGACGCGCGTTCCTTCACCGGGACGACGCTCGATGCGACGTCGCTGGAACAACTCACCGGATTGGTCCTGGGCCTCCTGGGCGGGCTGGTGCTCGCCTGGCTGTTGGTCTGCCTCGGACTGGCACTTGTGGCCCGTCTGGCATATGCCTGCGGCCACCGGCGCCAAGCAGCGATCCTGGCCGGAGTCGTCCCCGCATTCGTTGCCCGGCTGGCACTTGCGGGCCTGGGTGGATCGCTGGTGCTGGCGACGTGCTCCCTCACAGCCGGACCTGCCGGTGCCGCCACCGCCATTTCCGTTGAAGCCCCTGCACTGCCGCAAATGCAGCCCGAGACTTCCCCCGGGGCATTCCCTGTCCATCAGGTCGTGAAGTTGCCGCCCGAAGCGGTGGTCCCGCCCGGCGAAACTGAGTTGCTCAGCCCGGGATGGATTCCCCACCGGGTCCCGTTACAGATGCAACGGCTCGTCGGGGGCGGCAACACGCGCCCCGTCGCTGAAGTGGTCGTAAGCCCCGGCGACAGCCTCTGGTCCATCGCCGCCCGAAACCTGCCGGAAGGTGCCAGCGCCGAGGAAATATCCGCATCTTGGCCGCGCTGGTACGAGGCCAACCGCCAGCTCATTGGCCCGGACCCCAACAAGCTTTACATCGGCATGGTGCTCCAGGCACCCCAAAGCGCATCACTGCGATCCTGA
- a CDS encoding SAF domain-containing protein, translating into MEKARDQVSAAASRLGRPSWKDPRLLLGILIVLASSVGVVALTSSMDRTTPMYSAKSDISLGEEITAEKLHVVNVKLDALEAGYVPADPGMLSGTRANSLIRAGQLLPRSALGLNDGTNRRPVSIDLPDALPSAITAGAHVDVWVSLKDRSANAYSPPTLLLPAAEVTARTERATGFGGTAGTLVEILVVDTGLADLLEAMANDARITVVFNPGASAS; encoded by the coding sequence ATGGAGAAGGCACGCGATCAGGTTTCCGCGGCGGCGAGCCGGCTGGGCAGACCGAGCTGGAAGGATCCCCGGTTGTTGCTCGGCATTCTCATCGTGCTGGCTTCCAGCGTAGGGGTGGTTGCGTTGACCAGTTCGATGGACCGCACCACGCCCATGTACTCGGCCAAGTCAGACATCTCGCTGGGCGAGGAAATCACCGCTGAGAAGCTCCACGTGGTCAACGTGAAGCTGGACGCGCTGGAAGCTGGCTACGTGCCGGCGGATCCCGGAATGTTGTCCGGGACGCGGGCCAACTCCCTGATCCGTGCCGGGCAGCTGCTTCCGCGCAGCGCGCTCGGGCTGAACGACGGCACCAACCGCCGCCCGGTCTCCATCGACTTGCCCGACGCCCTGCCTTCGGCCATCACCGCCGGTGCACATGTCGATGTCTGGGTGTCACTGAAGGACCGCTCGGCCAACGCCTATTCGCCACCCACCCTGCTGCTGCCCGCCGCGGAAGTGACGGCACGCACCGAACGCGCCACCGGATTCGGCGGCACCGCCGGGACCTTGGTCGAGATCCTTGTGGTGGACACCGGGTTGGCCGACCTGCTCGAGGCCATGGCCAACGATGCCCGCATCACAGTGGTCTTCAATCCCGGAGCCAGTGCCTCATGA
- a CDS encoding NAD-glutamate dehydrogenase: MSETFIAETLTPDLVNTYYGQLAQEDEAGYSPQQLESRVAAHLDVGWQRAAKTAGVAVTRHGATTMVYVVTDDMPFLVDSVTAEIVRQKIAINVVVHPTFLVTRDASDGHITTLHTVSANSHLASGDTAAMPSISALVAENSDTAIESWISVELGGDPSDEAVSDLVAGLERILKDVRAAVEDWVPMRNKAHEIADSLANVTGAEDIADLNAAVDLLHWLDDGNFTFLGYREYDLITENNEDVLRLQVESGLGLMRNAVPASGLQHLTKRGRAMARDKRALVITKANSRSTVHRGIYLDYVGVKRFDAEGNVNGERRFIGLFASSVYTSSVRSVPVVREKVEAVLKRAGFAPDSHSGKDIVTILETYPRDELFQISVEDLTHTVLGILRLQERRRTSLFLRPDVYGRFMSALVYLPRDRYTTGVRLRIEKELTAAFNAESMDFEVRMSESSLVRLFYRIRLQRHGLTPVVDRAALETRLVAAVRSWSEGIAVAANERYGPEQGTELAAHWAEAFPAAYRVEFEVEDALADIERFGLYEKPGHTGPVVKFVVPEEDEDSEINARMKLYLTAPLSLSKILPVLQNLGLEVIDERPFAVTPSRAEDRYLYDLGLKFPAGIDPLAAEPMLAEAYGAVVTGEAESDHMNRLVLLEGVSWRQVAMLRAYSRYLHQLGVSNSYTFMSDALVGNPEVTHGIIALFEGTFNPALGAEESAREIEAAHAVLAEALEKVPTLDADKLLRRFVNLIEATLRTNYYTDPAALAFKLMPGKITDAPFPRPKYEIWVCSPRFEGVHLRFGEVARGGLRWSDRREDFRTEVLGLVKAQMVKNAVIVPTGAKGGFYAKQLPNPAEDRNAWLEEGKAAYRIFIRSLLEITDNLVADENGERVVPPANVVRLDGDDTYLVVAADKGTAAFSDIANAISAERGHWLGDAFASGGSVGYDHKAMGITARGAWESVKRHFTEFGVDTQTQEFTAVGVGDMSGDVFGNGLLRTRTVKLLAAFDHRDIFLDPHPEPGASFDERARLFELPRSSWADYNKELISAGGGVYSRALKSIPISPEVREALGLGTTVSSMAPNELLKAILGAPVDLLYNGGIGTYVKASGESHAEVGDRANDAIRVDGAQVRARVIGEGGNLGMTQRGRIEAALHGVILNTDAIDNSAGVDCSDHEVNIKIFVDRMVVAGKLAASERADFLQSMTDEVARLVLKTNFDQNVMLLNDKQELAAMSPAYERLMDWLEEHAELDRDLEFLPTTAVLEERLAAGGSLTTPELSVLVAYAKIQLAGALAASDLPDDPYFAATLRNYFPAQLAERFGAELANHPLRREIIATVVANDMVNIGGTTYAFRVMEETGANEAQVAKAFVALREIYSFDDEIGAINALPASFDAQHWCRLHLDMRRLLDRATRWFIHHVDRDEPVDGAIASLAPTVRSLRPVVGSLLRGADAERVARWKAEGKSWGLDDALATRWAGQFETFVLLDIAAQAKRSGTDAAELAEVYYVLYDRFGVDSLLERITALPRDDRWKALARAALRDDLYSTIIDFTRDVVAATDGTETDPAARVGQWLEANAANLDRAQNMFAEVNRLERDDMASLSVALRLLRSIVRR; encoded by the coding sequence ATGTCCGAAACTTTCATCGCTGAGACACTTACGCCCGATTTGGTAAACACTTACTACGGGCAATTGGCACAAGAGGACGAAGCGGGGTACTCGCCGCAGCAGCTCGAATCCCGGGTGGCTGCCCACCTTGACGTGGGGTGGCAGCGGGCGGCCAAGACCGCCGGCGTTGCTGTCACCCGGCACGGCGCGACCACCATGGTCTACGTGGTCACCGACGACATGCCGTTCCTGGTCGACTCGGTCACCGCCGAGATCGTGCGGCAAAAGATCGCCATCAACGTGGTCGTTCACCCCACCTTCCTGGTGACCCGCGATGCATCCGACGGACACATCACCACCCTCCACACCGTTTCCGCCAACAGCCACCTGGCCAGTGGCGACACTGCGGCAATGCCGTCGATCTCCGCGCTGGTCGCCGAAAACAGCGACACCGCCATCGAATCGTGGATTTCCGTTGAACTGGGCGGGGACCCGAGCGACGAGGCGGTCTCCGACCTGGTCGCCGGGCTCGAACGCATCCTGAAGGACGTGCGTGCGGCCGTTGAGGACTGGGTCCCGATGCGCAACAAGGCGCACGAGATCGCCGATTCGCTGGCCAACGTCACCGGCGCCGAGGACATCGCGGACCTGAACGCGGCCGTGGACCTGCTGCACTGGCTCGACGACGGCAACTTCACCTTCCTGGGTTACCGCGAATATGACCTCATCACCGAGAACAACGAAGACGTGTTGCGCCTGCAGGTCGAGTCCGGCCTGGGGCTGATGCGCAACGCGGTACCTGCAAGCGGCCTCCAGCACCTGACCAAGCGCGGCCGGGCCATGGCCCGCGACAAGCGCGCCCTGGTGATCACCAAGGCCAACTCCCGCTCCACCGTGCACCGCGGGATCTACCTGGACTACGTGGGCGTCAAGCGTTTTGACGCCGAGGGCAACGTCAACGGCGAACGCCGCTTCATCGGCCTCTTCGCCTCCAGCGTCTACACCTCCTCGGTACGCAGCGTCCCGGTGGTCCGCGAGAAGGTCGAAGCAGTGCTCAAGCGTGCCGGCTTCGCCCCCGACTCGCACTCCGGCAAGGACATCGTCACGATCCTGGAGACCTACCCGCGCGACGAGCTCTTCCAGATCTCCGTGGAGGACCTCACGCACACCGTGCTGGGCATCCTGCGCCTACAGGAACGCCGCCGCACTTCGCTCTTCCTGCGCCCCGACGTCTACGGGCGCTTCATGTCGGCACTGGTGTACCTGCCGCGTGACAGGTACACCACCGGCGTTCGCCTGCGCATCGAGAAGGAGCTGACGGCGGCGTTCAACGCCGAGTCAATGGACTTCGAGGTCCGCATGAGCGAATCCTCGCTGGTCCGGCTGTTCTACCGGATCCGCCTGCAGCGCCACGGGCTGACCCCGGTGGTCGACCGCGCGGCGCTGGAAACCCGCCTCGTTGCCGCCGTGCGCTCGTGGTCCGAAGGCATCGCCGTGGCCGCCAACGAACGGTACGGACCCGAGCAGGGCACCGAGCTGGCCGCCCACTGGGCCGAGGCCTTCCCCGCCGCGTACCGCGTCGAGTTCGAGGTCGAGGATGCCCTGGCGGACATCGAGCGCTTCGGGCTGTATGAAAAGCCCGGCCACACCGGGCCGGTCGTGAAGTTCGTCGTCCCCGAGGAGGACGAGGACTCGGAGATCAACGCGCGGATGAAGCTGTACCTCACGGCGCCGCTCTCGCTTTCGAAGATCCTGCCGGTGCTGCAGAACCTGGGCCTTGAGGTCATCGACGAACGACCCTTCGCCGTTACCCCCTCCCGCGCCGAGGACCGCTACCTCTATGACCTGGGCCTGAAATTCCCGGCCGGAATCGACCCGCTGGCCGCCGAGCCGATGCTCGCAGAGGCCTACGGCGCCGTCGTCACCGGCGAGGCCGAGTCCGACCACATGAATCGCCTGGTGCTGCTCGAAGGCGTGTCCTGGAGGCAGGTCGCGATGCTGCGCGCCTACTCGAGGTACCTGCACCAGCTGGGCGTCTCCAACTCGTACACCTTCATGTCCGACGCACTGGTCGGCAACCCGGAGGTCACCCACGGAATCATCGCGCTCTTTGAGGGCACCTTCAACCCTGCCCTTGGCGCCGAGGAATCCGCCCGGGAGATCGAGGCTGCCCACGCTGTGCTTGCCGAGGCCCTGGAAAAAGTGCCGACGCTGGATGCCGACAAGCTGCTGCGCCGCTTCGTGAACCTCATCGAGGCCACGCTGCGCACCAACTACTACACCGACCCGGCCGCGCTGGCCTTCAAGCTCATGCCCGGGAAGATCACCGACGCGCCGTTCCCGCGGCCCAAGTACGAGATCTGGGTCTGCTCCCCGCGGTTCGAGGGCGTGCACCTGCGCTTCGGCGAGGTTGCCCGCGGCGGGCTGCGCTGGAGCGACCGGCGCGAGGACTTCCGCACCGAGGTGCTGGGCCTGGTCAAGGCCCAGATGGTGAAAAACGCCGTGATCGTGCCCACCGGCGCCAAGGGCGGTTTCTACGCCAAGCAACTGCCCAACCCCGCCGAGGACCGCAACGCCTGGCTGGAAGAGGGAAAGGCCGCCTACCGCATCTTCATCCGTTCGCTGCTGGAAATCACCGACAACCTGGTCGCGGACGAAAACGGCGAGCGGGTCGTACCGCCCGCCAACGTGGTGCGTCTTGACGGGGACGACACCTACCTGGTGGTCGCCGCCGACAAGGGCACCGCTGCCTTCTCCGACATCGCCAACGCGATCTCCGCGGAGCGCGGCCACTGGCTGGGCGACGCCTTCGCCTCCGGTGGCTCGGTGGGCTACGACCACAAGGCCATGGGCATCACCGCCCGCGGTGCCTGGGAATCGGTCAAGCGCCACTTCACCGAGTTCGGCGTCGACACCCAGACCCAGGAATTCACCGCCGTCGGTGTGGGCGACATGTCCGGGGACGTATTCGGCAACGGACTGTTGCGCACCCGCACCGTCAAGCTGCTGGCGGCCTTCGACCACCGCGACATCTTCCTGGACCCGCACCCGGAGCCGGGAGCCTCCTTCGACGAACGGGCGCGGCTCTTCGAACTGCCCCGTTCCTCCTGGGCCGACTACAACAAGGAATTGATCTCCGCCGGCGGCGGGGTGTACTCCCGGGCCCTGAAGTCCATCCCGATTTCCCCCGAGGTGCGCGAGGCCCTGGGCCTGGGCACCACGGTCAGCTCCATGGCACCGAACGAGTTGCTCAAGGCCATCCTCGGCGCTCCCGTCGACCTGCTCTACAACGGCGGCATCGGGACCTACGTCAAGGCGTCCGGCGAATCGCACGCCGAGGTCGGGGACCGCGCCAACGACGCGATCCGGGTGGACGGGGCGCAGGTCCGGGCCCGCGTCATCGGCGAGGGCGGCAACCTGGGCATGACCCAGCGCGGCCGCATCGAGGCGGCGCTGCACGGGGTCATCCTGAACACCGACGCCATCGACAACTCCGCCGGCGTGGACTGCTCGGACCACGAGGTCAACATCAAGATCTTCGTTGACCGCATGGTCGTCGCCGGGAAGCTGGCGGCCTCGGAGCGCGCCGACTTCCTGCAGTCGATGACCGACGAGGTCGCCCGCCTGGTGCTGAAGACCAACTTCGACCAGAACGTCATGCTGCTCAACGACAAGCAGGAGCTGGCCGCCATGTCCCCGGCCTACGAACGGCTTATGGATTGGCTGGAGGAACACGCGGAACTGGACCGGGACCTGGAGTTCCTGCCCACCACCGCGGTGCTCGAGGAACGCCTGGCCGCCGGCGGCTCGCTGACCACCCCTGAGCTGTCGGTGCTGGTGGCGTACGCGAAGATCCAGCTGGCCGGCGCGCTGGCCGCCAGCGACCTGCCCGATGACCCGTACTTCGCCGCCACCCTGCGCAACTACTTCCCGGCACAGCTGGCCGAGCGCTTCGGCGCGGAGCTGGCGAACCACCCGCTGCGCCGGGAAATCATCGCCACCGTGGTGGCCAACGACATGGTCAACATCGGCGGCACCACCTACGCGTTCCGGGTCATGGAGGAGACCGGTGCCAACGAGGCGCAGGTTGCCAAGGCCTTCGTGGCGCTGCGCGAGATCTACTCCTTCGACGATGAGATCGGCGCGATCAACGCGCTTCCCGCATCCTTCGACGCGCAACACTGGTGCCGGCTGCACCTGGACATGCGCCGGCTGCTGGATAGGGCCACCCGCTGGTTCATCCACCATGTGGATCGCGACGAGCCGGTCGACGGTGCCATTGCGTCGCTGGCCCCCACCGTGCGGTCGCTGCGCCCGGTGGTCGGTTCGCTGCTGCGCGGGGCAGATGCCGAGCGCGTGGCCAGGTGGAAGGCCGAGGGGAAGAGCTGGGGGCTCGACGACGCCCTGGCGACCCGCTGGGCCGGTCAGTTCGAGACCTTCGTGTTGCTGGACATCGCCGCCCAGGCCAAGCGCAGCGGCACGGACGCCGCCGAGCTTGCCGAGGTCTACTACGTGCTCTACGACCGCTTCGGCGTGGACTCGCTGCTCGAGCGGATCACCGCGTTGCCGCGCGACGACAGGTGGAAGGCGCTGGCCCGCGCGGCCCTGCGAGACGACCTGTACTCGACGATCATCGACTTCACCCGCGACGTCGTGGCGGCCACGGACGGAACCGAAACCGACCCCGCGGCGCGCGTGGGTCAGTGGTTGGAAGCGAACGCGGCTAATCTTGATCGTGCACAGAACATGTTCGCGGAAGTGAACCGGCTGGAACGCGATGACATGGCGTCCTTGTCGGTGGCTTTGCGGCTGTTGCGTTCCATCGTACGGAGGTAA
- a CDS encoding Rv3235 family protein: MSTTAITSSTINAEPLLLHENVFATPGNATAPAIEVRRFPEALRAGAGSRPRRCFSPEPGPESPPRGVTSSEDRQANSAAELGCESEEDYPARTPNPAVRVVLEQLFPPTNALLGLEESVAAVVHAAAPAVLEVLAGARPVRQLHHALSPTCLDKLEQHMRLGAIHRPDPADCTYSNPRVMRMRITQVLPLVFEAAVILRDMQKVRATALRIERWHGRWQVTALEIG, translated from the coding sequence ATGAGCACCACAGCGATCACATCTTCCACAATAAACGCCGAGCCGCTGCTCTTGCACGAGAACGTGTTTGCAACGCCGGGCAATGCAACGGCACCGGCGATCGAGGTCAGGCGGTTCCCCGAAGCGCTGCGCGCAGGAGCCGGATCCCGTCCCCGGAGGTGCTTCAGCCCCGAGCCGGGCCCCGAGTCACCGCCGCGCGGCGTAACGTCCTCCGAAGATCGCCAAGCGAACTCCGCCGCGGAATTGGGTTGTGAGTCCGAGGAGGATTATCCGGCGCGGACCCCCAACCCTGCGGTAAGGGTGGTGCTCGAACAGCTTTTCCCACCCACCAACGCGCTTTTGGGCCTCGAAGAATCCGTGGCGGCAGTCGTCCACGCGGCGGCACCTGCGGTCCTGGAGGTGCTGGCCGGTGCCCGTCCCGTCCGCCAACTTCACCATGCCCTGAGCCCGACTTGCCTGGACAAGCTGGAGCAGCACATGCGTCTGGGTGCGATTCACCGGCCAGACCCCGCTGACTGCACGTACTCCAATCCGCGGGTCATGCGCATGCGTATCACCCAGGTCCTGCCGCTGGTCTTCGAGGCCGCAGTGATCCTGCGGGACATGCAAAAAGTCCGCGCCACCGCCCTAAGAATAGAGCGGTGGCACGGACGCTGGCAGGTTACCGCCCTCGAAATCGGTTAG
- a CDS encoding AAA family ATPase produces the protein MNISVVVHGDDGVVVDKLESHRGVLTVARSCAEIAEVIALCETGLADAVILAGPAEEVDTQDIDSMIERGVPVVVLCDDVAQGQRLGAAGAYVSPTGTLAAELGILVTRARAELGHRERGPDPAHAGEPAKGTTGKRARVVVFWGPVGSTGRSLVALNYAVECALGDEDVVLLDADTYGASQAVQLGLLDEAAGIAQICRTVDSGRFDATKLERICAPVVIAGARMRVATGLPRASRWPELRPTALRRAVLALQEGCDTIVVDVAAPLELDEELSFDTAAPQRNGVTAAMLRVADEIYAVGAADSIGVPRLIRALEELHEVLGELEVKVVFNKVSAANVGASPRQALAETWERFGPEIPVAAYLPHDAAAVDAALLAGSALAEIAPHSGLRVAIAGLAGRRIRAKTPLLRRFTPSM, from the coding sequence ATGAACATTTCCGTGGTGGTGCACGGGGACGACGGTGTCGTGGTGGACAAGCTGGAAAGCCACCGCGGCGTCCTCACGGTGGCCCGCAGTTGTGCGGAAATAGCAGAAGTGATCGCGCTTTGCGAAACCGGGCTCGCCGACGCGGTCATCCTGGCCGGTCCGGCGGAAGAGGTGGATACGCAGGACATCGATTCCATGATCGAGCGCGGCGTTCCGGTGGTGGTGCTCTGCGACGACGTTGCGCAGGGCCAGCGGTTGGGTGCCGCCGGTGCCTACGTGTCGCCGACCGGAACGCTGGCGGCCGAACTGGGCATCCTGGTCACCCGCGCCCGTGCCGAGCTTGGCCACCGCGAGCGCGGACCCGACCCTGCCCACGCCGGCGAACCGGCGAAGGGGACGACGGGGAAGCGTGCCCGCGTCGTGGTCTTCTGGGGTCCGGTAGGGTCTACTGGTCGCTCCCTGGTGGCGTTGAACTACGCGGTTGAATGTGCCTTGGGCGACGAGGACGTGGTGCTGCTGGACGCCGACACCTACGGAGCGTCCCAGGCGGTGCAGCTGGGCCTGCTCGACGAGGCGGCGGGCATAGCCCAGATTTGCCGCACCGTGGATTCAGGCAGGTTCGATGCGACGAAGCTGGAGCGAATCTGTGCGCCAGTGGTGATTGCCGGTGCCCGTATGCGTGTCGCTACCGGGCTGCCGCGGGCCAGCCGGTGGCCCGAGCTGCGCCCGACCGCGCTGCGCCGGGCGGTGCTTGCCCTGCAGGAAGGCTGCGACACGATCGTCGTCGACGTCGCGGCTCCGCTGGAACTCGACGAGGAACTGTCCTTCGACACCGCTGCCCCGCAACGCAATGGCGTCACCGCGGCGATGCTGCGCGTTGCCGATGAAATCTACGCCGTCGGCGCGGCCGACAGCATCGGTGTGCCCAGACTGATCCGGGCGCTGGAGGAATTGCACGAGGTGCTGGGGGAGCTGGAGGTGAAAGTGGTCTTCAACAAGGTCTCCGCGGCCAATGTTGGCGCCTCGCCGCGCCAGGCTCTTGCCGAGACATGGGAGCGCTTCGGACCCGAGATCCCCGTCGCGGCCTACCTGCCGCACGACGCCGCGGCGGTCGACGCCGCCCTGCTGGCAGGCAGCGCCCTAGCAGAAATTGCCCCGCATTCCGGACTCCGCGTGGCGATCGCAGGCCTGGCCGGGCGTCGAATTAGGGCCAAAACGCCGCTTCTGCGCAGATTTACCCCCTCGATGTGA